The Candidatus Acididesulfobacter guangdongensis region AATGTAAGAAGAGCAAGTGTTGAACTCGCTAAGGACTGGAGAACCGATAAGATTTTACGCAGGCTTGAAGCTATGCTTATCATTGCCGATGCCAAGGATTTATTTATAATCTCCGGAGCGGGTGATGTTATAGAACCTGATGAAAACGAAAATGTTCTTTCTATCGGTTCGGGCGGACCTTACGCTATGGCGTGCGCCCTTGCTTTAATGGAAAATACGGAAATGGAGGCAAAAGAAATAGCGGAATATTCAATAAAAATAGCTTCAAGGATATGTATCTATACCAACAATAATATTATAGTGGAAGCAATATAAACGCAAATCAAACAATATTATTACAATTTAAAACTTAAAGGCGAGGGAAAATAATCTAATATGGCTGGGAAAATAGATTTTTTAACACCTAAAGAAATAGTGAAAGAACTGAATAAATACGTTATAGGTCAGGATAAAGCCAAAAGGGCTGTTGCTATAGCCCTGAGGACTCGTTTTAGAAGAAACACCGTGCCGGCAGATATAATGGATGATATAGTGCCTAAAAATATTTTATTAATCGGACCGACCGGGGTAGGCAAAACTGAAATAGCGCGAAGAATAGCTAAACTTTCGGACTCTCCTTTCATTAAAGTGGAAGCCTCTAAATTTACTGAAGTAGGGTATATGGGCAGAGATGTAGAAGCTATGATAAGAGATTTGACGGAAATTTCTATTATGAGCGAAAAAACAAAAGAAATGGACAATGTTATTGAAAAAGCTCAGGAAAACGCCGAGGAGATGCTGCTGGATTTATTAGTTCCTGCGCCGCCTAAGGTGTCCAAAAAAAATGCGGCTGAAATTCCTGCCGACACGCATGCGCATACAAGAGAAAAATTCAGAAAAATGTTTAGAGAAGGGAAACTTGACGACAGAACTGTCGAAATGGAAGTTAAATCATCTAACAGGCAATCATTTCCGGTTATAGAGGTTTTTTCGGGTCAGGCAGGTTTTGACGATATAGGGCAGGATTTAAAAGAAATGTTTTCGGGCATGTTTCCTAAGCAAAAAAAACTTGAAAAAGTCAGGGTTTCCGAAGCGTATGAAATACTGATACGTGAAGAAAGCGAAAGGCTTGTAGATATAGACAAAGTAATTAAAAATGCAATAGAAAAGTTAGAAAATTCAGGATTGGTTTTTATAGATGAAATTGATAAAATTGCTTCGCGTGAAAAATCATATGGACCTGACATTTCGAGAGAAGGAGTCCAAAGGGATTTACTCCCTATCATAGAAGGTTCAAATGTAATGACCAAATACGGAGTCGTCAAAACAGACCATATATTATTCATAGCGGCGGGGGCTTTTCATGTGTCTAAACCGTCTGACCTTATACCTGAATTGCAGGGCAGATTTCCTATACGCGTTGAAATGGAATCATTGAGCAAAAATGACTTTGTACGAATCTTGAAAGAGCCTAAAAATGCATTAATAAAACAATACCATGAGCTTTTAAAAACCGAAAAGGTAAATTTAGATTTTACGGAAGACGGCATAGAACGTATTGCAGAGATAGCCGAAGAAGTCAATCTTAAAACTGAAAATATCGGCGCAAGGAGGCTTCAGACGATATTAGAAAAAGCGATGGAAGATATATCATTCGACGCGCCGTATAAAACTGCCAAAAAATTTATTATTGACGCAAAATATATCGATTCCAAATTAAAAGATATAGTCAAAGACGAAGATCTTGCAAGATATATTTTATAATTGTTTGTCGCAAATATAAAAAAAATTATGGAAGAATATATAAAAAAAGCAAAAACACTTCTTGAGGCATTGCCGTATATTCAGGAATTTTATTCAAAAACATTTGTAATAAAATTCGGCGGTTCTATCGCTGCTTCCAATGAGCTCAAAGAAAATTTCGTAATGGATATAATATTGCTGAAATTAATAGGAATTAATATTGTTGTGGTGCATGGCGGGGGCAAAGATATTGACAATCTTTTAACCCGTCTCGGCATAAAGAGCAATTATCACAACGGGTTTCGTTTAACGGATGCCGGAACTATGGAAGTCGTAGAAATGGTTTTATCGGGCAAAATTAATAAAGACCTTGTTGCCCTAATAGGCAAATTTGGCGGAAAAGCCTGTGGAATATCAGGAAAAGACGGAAATTTGATTATTGCAGAAAGAATTAAAAATGAATATGTAGATTTAGGAAGCGTAGGTATCGTAAAAAAAATCAACAAAGAAATATTAGAAACATTGGATAAATCATTTATTCCGGTCATAGCTCCCGTCAGTATGGATGAATCCGGTATTACGTTAAATATTAATGCCGATGTAGCGGCTTCCGCCATTGCTTCCGAACTGAAAGCGGAAAAACTCATCATGCTTTCCGACCAGGACGGGCTTTTAAACGGCGAAGGAAAACTTATAGAATCCGCAAAAGAAAAAGATATTGAAAAAATGCTAAAAAATGGGATAATATACGGAGGCATGATACCTAAGGTAAATTCATGCATAAACGCCGTAAAAAACGGAGTTAAAAAAGTTCATATAATTAACGGTTCTGTTCCTCATGCCGTTTTATTGGAGATATTTACCAAAAAAGGCATAGGCACGCAGATAACGCTTTAAAATGTGAGAAAGATAGAAAAATAGAGTTGTGTTTGTTTATCTGATTTATTATATTTAAAGAAAATGGCGTACGTCCTAATTAAAAATTAATTTAAGGAGCTGTAAAATAAGATGAATACAAAAGAACTTACTGCTAAATATATAATGAATACTTATTCAAGATTTGACCTTGAATTGACGAAAGGCAGCGGGACGGAACTTTTTGACGAAAAAGGAAAAAGATATATTGATTTTGCAGCCGGTATTGCCGTAAATAACCTCGGGTATAATAATGAAGCGATTAATAATGCCGTTATAGACCAGTTAAAAAAATTAATTCATGTCTCAAATTATTTTTATACCGAGCCGCAAGCTTTATTGGCGCAAAAATTAGTAGAAAATTCGTTTGCGTCTAAAGTATTTTTTTGCAATAGCGGAGCCGAAAGTATTGAAGGCGCTATTAAACTGGCAAGAAGCTACTCCAGTAAAATTTCAAAAAGAGGTTATAAAATAATCAGCATGAATAATTCTTTTCACGGCAGAACTTTCGGAGCGCTTGCGGCAACAGGACAGGAAAAATACCGCAAAGGTTTTGAACCGCTTTTGCCAGGCTTTGATTACGTTGATTATAATGATATAAAACAGATAGAAAATCTTATAGACGGCAATGACGATTACTGCGCAATATTGATTGAACCGGTGCAGGGAGAAGGCGGAGTAAATATAGCATCGCGCGATTACATTAAAAAAATCAGAGAAATTACCGAAAAAAATAATATGCTGCTGATATTTGACGAAGTGCAGGCGGGACTCGGAAGAACCGGAAAGCTTTTTGCATACATGAATTTTGATGTAGAACCGGATATTATGACATTGGCAAAGCCGCTTGCTGGAGGCTTGCCTATCGGTGCGGTGCTTGCCACGCAGAAAGCGGCTGACGCATTTGAACCCGGAAACCATGCTTCTACTTTTGGCGGAGGACCGTTAGTCTGTTCTGCGGCTAATGCTTTTATGGATGAAATTTTAGAAAAAGATTTTCTTAAAAATGTTACGGAAAAAGGTTTATATTTGAAGGAAAAGCTGATTAAACTGAAAGAAAAATTTTCAGGCAAAATTAAAGAGATACGTTCAATAGGTCTTATAAGTGCAATCGAGTTTTATGACTTAAAATCAAAGGATGTAGCCATAAAATTGATAAATATGGGATTCCTTACGACCACCGTGCAGGAAAAAGCTATCAGATTAACGCCTCCTTTAATTATAGGCGTAAAAGAAATTGATTTAATCTGCAGCGCAATGGATGAAATTTTGAGTTCTTAAATATTTAATTAATATAATAAGCAAACAGAATAAAGCTAATAAATTGAACAGGAATATAAAATAAAATGAATAAAATAAAAAATTTTCTTTCCGTATTAGATTTAACCGAAGAAGAAATTTATTCTATTTTTGAACGAGCGTCATATTTTAAAAAAAATAGACTTAATAATAGTAATAAACCGCTCGCGGATAAAAAAATAGGTATGATATTCGAAAAATCTTCTACGAGAACCAGAGTGTCTTTTGAGGTAGGCATTATAGAACTGGGCGGTTCGCCGCTGTTTATGTCTTCCAGAGATATGCAGCTCGGAAGAGGGGAACCGGTAAAAGATACAGCAAGGGTGCTTGCCAAATATTTAGACGGGGTTATCATCAGAACTTTTGGACAGGATAGAATAGAAGAATTCGCCGATTTTTTTGAAAAACCGGTAATAAACGGTTTGACGGATATGTATCATCCTGCACAAATTTTAGCGGATTTATTTACGGTTTACGAGATTAAAAATGATATAAAAAAAATTAAAGTAGTTTATTTAGGCGATCCGAATAATATGTCTAATTCATGGATTAATCTTCAGGCGATTATGGGTTTTAAGCTTGTTCTCGCTATTCCTGAGGGTTTCAAAGTTAATAAGAAAGTTGCCGATAATTCTAAAAAATACGGCGGTTCTTTTGAAATAATCCACAACAAATTAATAGCTTCAGAAGATGCAGATGTTGTCACTACCGATGTTTTTATAAGTATGGGACAGGATAACGACGATATAAAAATACAGAAACTCAAGCCTTATATTATCGATAAATCGGTTATAGACAGCGCAAAGAACGACGTTATTCTCCTTCATTGTCTGCCTGCTCACAGAGGCGAGGAGATATCGGAAGAAGTATTTGAAAATTTTTCAAAAAATATTTTTGACGAGGCTGAAAACAGGCTGCATGTTCAAAAAGCTATAATGGAAAAAATATTTATATAATTTTTTTAATATAACTTTAAACAGTTATTTATTTATTTATATTTATTTTTTTATTTATTTTCTAAGCTTAAATCTTAACGCTTTTAAATTAATAAATTTAGTTAATTTTATTAATTAATCAACAATCAACGTTTAAATAATAATTTATTTATTTATTTGACAAGTTATAACTTTAATTAATTAATTAGGGAATAAAAAATGGCGGAAAACACCGGAAAAACAAAGATTGTTCTTGCGTATTCAGGCGGTCTGGATACTTCGGTTATATTAAAATGGCTCATTAATACTTATAATGCCGATGTGATAGCCTACTGTTCCGATGTAGGACAGAAGGAAGATTTAAATGCCGTTAGAGAAAAAGCATTTAAGACAGGCGCGGCAGAAGTAGTCATAGAAGACTTAAGGGAAGAATTTGCTTTAAATTATATTTTTCCGGCTTTAAGAGGCAATGCTTTATATGAAGGCATATATCTGCTCGGTACGTCAATTGCAAGACCTTTAATCGCAAAAAGACAGATTGAATTGGCTGCTCAAACCGGAGCCGAATACGTTGCCCACGGGGCTACCGGCAAAGGCAACGATCAGGTACGTTTCGAACTTGCCTATGCCGCAGTCAATTCTAAAATTAAAGTTATCGCTCCATGGAGAATATGGGATATAGCGTCAAGAACGGAACTTATAGACTATGCCTCTAAAAACGGTATTGCCGTTCCGGTTACAAAAGAGAAACCTTACTCAAGCGACAGAAATCTTTTTCATATAAGCTATGAGGGCGGCATATTAGAGAATTTAAATAATGCGCCGGATGAAAGCATGTTTGAAATTACAGTTTCGCCGGCAAATGCTCCGGACAAATCCGAAAAAGTTGAAATTTCTTATGAAAACGGAAACCCTGTATATTTAAACGGCAATAAAGAGACTCCGTTCAATATAATAGAAAAACTGAATATAATTGCGGGAAGAAACGGCATAGGAAGGGCGGATGTTGTAGAAACAAGGATTACAGGAATGAAATCAAGAGGAATATACGAAACCCCTGCCGGAACCCTGCTGCAATTTACCCATAGAGCGCTTGAGGCTATAACGTTAACAGGGGAGGAAATAGAATTAAAAGACAGTCTTCTTCCAAAATATTCAAAATTAATTTATGAAGGCAGCTGGTTCAGTCCTGAGTTTAGCGCATTGCAGAGTATGATTGATTCAACGCAGAAAAATGTCAGCGGCAGCATCGGCGTAGAATTATACAAAGGCAATATAAAAATATTATACAGAAAGTCTGATAAAACTCTATATTCGGAGTCTATTGTTACGTTTGAAGACGACAAGGGTTCTTATTCTCAAAAAGACGCAACGGGTTTTATTAATTTAAAAGCGTTAAGATTTAAGTTGAGAAAATAAATAAATATTAATTATTTTTAATTGTTTAATTAAACTAAAATACAATATTACGGTATAAAAATTATATAAAATGTCGGCAAAAAGAGCAAATAAAGCAAACGAAGAGAGCAATGATAATTTTGTCCGCGGAAGATTTAAAGAAGATATTTCCGACTTAACTGCCGATTTTACCGCTTCTTTAGACATAGATAAAAAATTTGCGGAATTTGACATCGAAGGCAGTTTTGCTCATCTTGAAGCGCTGTTTAAGGCGGGGCTTGTTACGGAAGATGAAAAAAATAAAATTAAAGATGGACTTTCCGTTATAAGCGAAGAACTGAAATTAAATAAATTTAAATTTGACAAAAGATATGAAGATATTCATATTAATATTGAAAAAAGACTCATTGAACTTACAGGCGGCGCAGGCGAAAAATTACATACCGGCAGGTCCAGAAACGACCAGGTTTCATTAGATTTCAGACTCTATATTAAAAATGAAATAAAAAAGACAGCAGATGCGCTAATCGGTTTAAGAAGCGAACTTATAAAAAAAGCAAAAGATAACATTGAAACTTTTTTGCCGGGTTATACGCATATGCAGCATGCCCAGCCTGTTTCATTAGCCCATCACCTGCTGGCTTATTATGAAATGTTTACCAGAGATTTTATTAAACTAAAAAATGCATATATTTCGGCAGACTCTATGACTCTCGGCAGCGGAGCTCTTGCAGGCGCTGATTTCAATATAGATAGAGAATTAGAAGCAAAAATACTCGGTTTTAAAAAAGTATCCAGAAACAGCATAGATTCGGTTTCAGATAGAGATTTTGCCATTGAATTTAATTTTGTTTTATCAATGATATCGCTGCATCTTTCAAGATTTTGCGAAGAGTTGATATTATGGAATTCTCAGGAATTTAATTTTGTAGATATTAAAGATGAATTTACGACAGGTTCAAGCATTATGCCGCAAAAGAAAAATCCCGATGTTTTAGAACTTATAAGGGGAAAAACAGGTTCCGTAATATCAGGGTTAGTCTCTCTTTTTATAATGATGAAATCTTTGCCTCTTGCTTACAATAGAGACATGCAGGAGGATAAAAAGCCTGTCATGGAAAGTTCTGAAACTATTTATAAATCTCTGAAAATATTTAAGGAAATCATTGGAACGCTTGAATTTAAAAAAAGCAATATGCGGCAGCAGCTTAACGATGATGAAATATATGCGACCGATATGGCCAGCTATCTTGTCAATAAAGGTCTGCCTTTTAGAAAATCTCATGAAATAATAGGCAATGCCGTGAGTTATTCTAAAGATAAAAATGTAAAATTATCGGAAATTACGATTAATGATTACAAAAGATTTTCAGAACTTTTCGAAAATGATATTTACGTTTTATTTGATGCCGGACATTCGGTAAACAGTAAAAAAACTTACGGCAGCACGTCATTAGATCGAATAATAAAGATGATACCTGATTACGACGATGAAATTGAAAGAGATAAAGATGATGAAATGTTTTTATAAAGTTATAAAGCAGTCTAAAACAATTTAATAATTCACTAATAATTTTATATAATTAATACTAACTTTATGGCTTATTCAATAATTTCTGCCAACTTCTGCCAACTTCTGCAAATAGGTTAAATAAGTTATGTTATATATGTTATATTGCGTATGCTATTAATTAATCTTCCTAAAAAAAATCATTTTATTCTGTCCGGTTTATTAATTATATTTATCATTTTGTTTGTTTTGATTTTATCCGGATGCGCAAAGACTGGGTATCCGCAGGCGCCTACCGTTCAGCCCCCTTATGCTCCGCATATAATTTCAATCAAAAAAAAAGCAGATAGCCTTACCGTTATTTATAAATATAAATTTAATACCGGAAACATCAAAGAATTTTTAATATATGAAAAAAGTTTTAAAAAGAAAACAAAAAAAAATTTATCATGTTCTCAGGTAAAACTTGCCGCAATACAAAATTTAAAGTTTGCCAAAAAATTTAAATTAAATGAAACAGGGAACCGCAGCATGAATATATTTTTTTATAAAATAAATAAATCTGCGCTAAAAAGAGGCTATTATTATATCTTTTGCGTAAAAAGCAAAAATTATTTTGACATTAGTTCTTCCTTTTCAAATTTTCTTGCTTTACATATTAATTGATTAATGATAAGAATATAAATTAAATATTTATCTTATATATTGCAATATATCTTATAATCAGAATGTAATTTAATGCGGAGGCAAGTTTATGGCCTTTAAAGAGAAAATAAGCAAAATAGTTTTTATTTTAAGTCTGGCGGTAATTATTATTCTATCAGTTCTTGTTTTTCAAAAGAAATTTATAAAAAACTTTCAAAAAGCGCCGTTTTCAATAAAATTAGTTAGAATAATCGGAAATAAATACGGTTTAAAAGGTCCTGCCGATGTATTTTTTCAGGGCAGCAGGATTATTTATATTGTAGATTCCGGCAATTCCAGAATTTTGAAGTTCAATATTCAGGGAAAATATATAAGGCAATGGGGGCTGCAGGGAGGCGCAACCGGCGAATTTATGGTGCCTCTTTACGGCACGGTTTATTCATCTGCTAATGGGAAACCCGATATTTATGTTGTAGATTCCGGCAATTCCAGAATTCAGGTTTTTACGCCGGAAGGAAACTTCATAAAAGAATTCGGCAAGTCTAAAAACGCTAAAAAGAGGCTTGTTGAACCTACATACGCCGGTTTTGCCAACGGCAAAATTTATGTTGCAAATTCCGGCGGAAACGATATTTTAATTTATTTTAAAGATGGTCAGTTTTACGAAAAGAAAGACCCGAAAAATAAAGCTAAGCATAATATTTTAAAAAAACCGGTCAGCATGGCATTTTCTAAACAATATATATATATATCGGATTATAAACTTTCAAAGATATTAGTTTTTGATAAAGAATTTAATTTACTTGGCACTATCGGAACAAAAGGCGAAAACGGGCATAAACTTTTTCATCCGGTCGGCATAGTTTATAAAAACGGCTATTTATTCGTCGCAAATTACGGAAGAAGCATAATAACCGTTTTTAAACTTTCTAAAGGATTTAATGTTATCAAATCATATAATTTTGGAACACCGGGGATAGGCGGCAGAAATTTTAATCATGAGTCGAATATTTCAATATCTAAAAACGGAAAATATCTTGCTGTAGCAGATACTAACAATAATAGAATCATTTTGTATAGAATTTTTGGACTAAATAGCTAACTAAGTTTAAATAATTTAATAAAAATATTTTAAATAAAATAATTAATAGAATAATTAAGGTAACTAAAGATACATTTTCATTTAAATGTATAACATGGTGGAATTAAATAAAAATAATTAATAGAATAATTAAGGTTAAATAATTAAGTTAAGCAGATTAATTAAAAAGCGGCAAAAATAAACTTTATGAAAACAGATGTACTGATTGTAGGGGCAGGACCCGCCGGAAGTGCTTGCGCCTATGAATTATCTAAGTGCGGCGTCGGCAATATACTTATAGAGAGAAAGGCAAAACCCGGAACGCCGGTTCAATGCGCCGAGTTTATTCCTATTAATATAAATCAATATATAGATTTAACGGATAAGCCGGAAGCAGTCTGCCAAAATGTCGAATATATGGAAGTAGATACTGAAAAAGAGAATTATAAATTTGACGGCAGGGGCTATATATTAAATAGAGAAATTTTTGATTATTACATCGCTATGCTTGCGGCTGAAAAAGGAACGGAATTAATAACCAATACTTTTGCGCAGACGGTGATAGAAAATGAAAATAAATTAATTGCAAGGGATAAAATAAGCAATAATATAATAGAAATAAATTATAAATATCTCGTAATCGCAGCCGGAGCAAAAAATTTCATAGATTTTAGCGGCCAGCAGCGCAATGCTCAATATATTCGCAATGAAGTTTATATACACGGTATTCAGATTAAAACCAAACTCTTGAAGCGTTTAAATTCCGCTATGATTTATTTCAGGAATTACATTCCTTATGGTTACGGATGGGTTTTCCCCAAACTTGATTTTGCAAATGTCGGAATAGGCATAGAGCAAAATGGTCATAATGATATTAATTTAAGGCAATCCTTTGCTCTTTTTTTAAGTGAAATGAAGCAGAAAGGTATTATAAGCGGTGAAGCAATATCAAAAACTTCCGGATTAATACCAATTTCAGCCCTCAATGAAACGATATGCGGAAATATTGCATATTGCGGGGATGCCGCAGGACTTACACATCCTATAACCGGCGCGGGTAATTTAAGCGCCGTTATTTCAGGAACATTGACCGGAGAATTTATCTATGAAAGTTTGAAAACAGGGAGTAATCTGCTTGCAGATTATAAAGAAGAACTTTTTTCTATTTTTTATAAACCATTGTTAAAAGCCAAAACAAAAAGGAATAATTTTTATATAAAAAAATATGAACAATTAAGTCCTGAAGAACTTGACAGCATAGTAAGACAATCGTGGCCGTCCTTTGCAGATTATCATTCGATATAAAATGCTTCGATGCAGTTTAGTGCAGAGATTTACATACCTCCTTTGCTGAAACAAGGGTTTTACGGCAATTTTCGGTAACTGACAATAATATAATAATGTAAGATTATTATATTATAATATGCCGTTTCTATTATTTTTTTGGAGTAGATAACTTTCTTGCAGAAGAAAAAGGTGTTACTCGGAAAAGGTGTCAGACACCTTTTGCCTTAAACAAAGAAAATATTTGCAAAAAAAATCAATCCGACACCTTTTTCGAAAAAATTACTGCAAAGAGTCAGAATTGGAGATTAATTTTTTCTAATGCAGGATCAAAGTGATATTATAATATATCTTTAGCATCTTTTTTGAGATATAATAATAGTGTAAGGTCAAGTAGTAATAAATCAATATGTTTTTATTGTTAATAAATTTCAAGATGGGCAAAGCGATAGCAACCAATATATGTGCGATATATAAGGTGCAAGGCACATAAGATAAGTTAAGATAATATATTATCATACAATAAGAGTAAACACCGATTAAGTTATGGTGTTTTGTTATTAATAAAAATAAGGAGGTTTAAATTAAAATGGCTTCCCAGATGCATTTGCAGGATTTTGTCAATGTTGACGACAGGGATACAAAGAAAGCGCTTAAAGTCGGCATATTTTCGGACAAAGATAGTTTTTTCTTTAAAGAAAAAATAGGTATATTTCTTGATACCCAATGGACAAGTCTTTATGATTTAGGTCCTTCGCGGGTGGACCAGCACAAAGATATTTTTAAAATGGCTGATAAAATGGCTGAAGCCATATCGGCTGGGAGATTAGAATACGGCATAGTGCTGTTGAGTGAAAATTATGAAGTAATGAATGTCATATTTAACAAATATAAAAATATAAGAGCTATTTTTGCAGTCAGCGAAGATTATATAATAAATTCAAGGAAGCAATTTAACGCTAATGTTCTGATTGTTAAAAACAACGGCATTACAATAGATACAAGGGGTTCGGAAAAAGAAGTCAAATTGTTTTTAACGACGGAATTTGACGAAGAAAACGATACGTTCTTAAAATTGGTTAGTAATGCTGAAAATAAAATAAAATAAATAAAATAAATAAAATAAATAAATAAAATATTTTAAATAATTAATGTATCAATGCTCTGTTTGCGGCGCTCAATCAATAAAATGGGTTGGTAAATGTTCAGAATGCCATAATTTTAACACTATGGCAGAGGTTTCCGAACAGACTTCTTCCGAAAAGAAAGCTAAATGCGGATATGAAAAA contains the following coding sequences:
- the hslV gene encoding ATP-dependent protease subunit HslV, which codes for MANNNNESAKLLGTTIIGVRRNGHIAVAGDGQVTLGNTVMKNTAKKVRRLYDDKVVTGFAGATADAFTLFEKMEEKLAKFNGNVRRASVELAKDWRTDKILRRLEAMLIIADAKDLFIISGAGDVIEPDENENVLSIGSGGPYAMACALALMENTEMEAKEIAEYSIKIASRICIYTNNNIIVEAI
- the hslU gene encoding ATP-dependent protease ATPase subunit HslU; this translates as MAGKIDFLTPKEIVKELNKYVIGQDKAKRAVAIALRTRFRRNTVPADIMDDIVPKNILLIGPTGVGKTEIARRIAKLSDSPFIKVEASKFTEVGYMGRDVEAMIRDLTEISIMSEKTKEMDNVIEKAQENAEEMLLDLLVPAPPKVSKKNAAEIPADTHAHTREKFRKMFREGKLDDRTVEMEVKSSNRQSFPVIEVFSGQAGFDDIGQDLKEMFSGMFPKQKKLEKVRVSEAYEILIREESERLVDIDKVIKNAIEKLENSGLVFIDEIDKIASREKSYGPDISREGVQRDLLPIIEGSNVMTKYGVVKTDHILFIAAGAFHVSKPSDLIPELQGRFPIRVEMESLSKNDFVRILKEPKNALIKQYHELLKTEKVNLDFTEDGIERIAEIAEEVNLKTENIGARRLQTILEKAMEDISFDAPYKTAKKFIIDAKYIDSKLKDIVKDEDLARYIL
- the argB gene encoding acetylglutamate kinase; amino-acid sequence: MEEYIKKAKTLLEALPYIQEFYSKTFVIKFGGSIAASNELKENFVMDIILLKLIGINIVVVHGGGKDIDNLLTRLGIKSNYHNGFRLTDAGTMEVVEMVLSGKINKDLVALIGKFGGKACGISGKDGNLIIAERIKNEYVDLGSVGIVKKINKEILETLDKSFIPVIAPVSMDESGITLNINADVAASAIASELKAEKLIMLSDQDGLLNGEGKLIESAKEKDIEKMLKNGIIYGGMIPKVNSCINAVKNGVKKVHIINGSVPHAVLLEIFTKKGIGTQITL
- a CDS encoding aspartate aminotransferase family protein, with amino-acid sequence MNTKELTAKYIMNTYSRFDLELTKGSGTELFDEKGKRYIDFAAGIAVNNLGYNNEAINNAVIDQLKKLIHVSNYFYTEPQALLAQKLVENSFASKVFFCNSGAESIEGAIKLARSYSSKISKRGYKIISMNNSFHGRTFGALAATGQEKYRKGFEPLLPGFDYVDYNDIKQIENLIDGNDDYCAILIEPVQGEGGVNIASRDYIKKIREITEKNNMLLIFDEVQAGLGRTGKLFAYMNFDVEPDIMTLAKPLAGGLPIGAVLATQKAADAFEPGNHASTFGGGPLVCSAANAFMDEILEKDFLKNVTEKGLYLKEKLIKLKEKFSGKIKEIRSIGLISAIEFYDLKSKDVAIKLINMGFLTTTVQEKAIRLTPPLIIGVKEIDLICSAMDEILSS
- the argF gene encoding ornithine carbamoyltransferase, with the translated sequence MNKIKNFLSVLDLTEEEIYSIFERASYFKKNRLNNSNKPLADKKIGMIFEKSSTRTRVSFEVGIIELGGSPLFMSSRDMQLGRGEPVKDTARVLAKYLDGVIIRTFGQDRIEEFADFFEKPVINGLTDMYHPAQILADLFTVYEIKNDIKKIKVVYLGDPNNMSNSWINLQAIMGFKLVLAIPEGFKVNKKVADNSKKYGGSFEIIHNKLIASEDADVVTTDVFISMGQDNDDIKIQKLKPYIIDKSVIDSAKNDVILLHCLPAHRGEEISEEVFENFSKNIFDEAENRLHVQKAIMEKIFI
- a CDS encoding argininosuccinate synthase, which produces MAENTGKTKIVLAYSGGLDTSVILKWLINTYNADVIAYCSDVGQKEDLNAVREKAFKTGAAEVVIEDLREEFALNYIFPALRGNALYEGIYLLGTSIARPLIAKRQIELAAQTGAEYVAHGATGKGNDQVRFELAYAAVNSKIKVIAPWRIWDIASRTELIDYASKNGIAVPVTKEKPYSSDRNLFHISYEGGILENLNNAPDESMFEITVSPANAPDKSEKVEISYENGNPVYLNGNKETPFNIIEKLNIIAGRNGIGRADVVETRITGMKSRGIYETPAGTLLQFTHRALEAITLTGEEIELKDSLLPKYSKLIYEGSWFSPEFSALQSMIDSTQKNVSGSIGVELYKGNIKILYRKSDKTLYSESIVTFEDDKGSYSQKDATGFINLKALRFKLRK
- the argH gene encoding argininosuccinate lyase, which translates into the protein MSAKRANKANEESNDNFVRGRFKEDISDLTADFTASLDIDKKFAEFDIEGSFAHLEALFKAGLVTEDEKNKIKDGLSVISEELKLNKFKFDKRYEDIHINIEKRLIELTGGAGEKLHTGRSRNDQVSLDFRLYIKNEIKKTADALIGLRSELIKKAKDNIETFLPGYTHMQHAQPVSLAHHLLAYYEMFTRDFIKLKNAYISADSMTLGSGALAGADFNIDRELEAKILGFKKVSRNSIDSVSDRDFAIEFNFVLSMISLHLSRFCEELILWNSQEFNFVDIKDEFTTGSSIMPQKKNPDVLELIRGKTGSVISGLVSLFIMMKSLPLAYNRDMQEDKKPVMESSETIYKSLKIFKEIIGTLEFKKSNMRQQLNDDEIYATDMASYLVNKGLPFRKSHEIIGNAVSYSKDKNVKLSEITINDYKRFSELFENDIYVLFDAGHSVNSKKTYGSTSLDRIIKMIPDYDDEIERDKDDEMFL
- a CDS encoding NAD(P)/FAD-dependent oxidoreductase — translated: MKTDVLIVGAGPAGSACAYELSKCGVGNILIERKAKPGTPVQCAEFIPININQYIDLTDKPEAVCQNVEYMEVDTEKENYKFDGRGYILNREIFDYYIAMLAAEKGTELITNTFAQTVIENENKLIARDKISNNIIEINYKYLVIAAGAKNFIDFSGQQRNAQYIRNEVYIHGIQIKTKLLKRLNSAMIYFRNYIPYGYGWVFPKLDFANVGIGIEQNGHNDINLRQSFALFLSEMKQKGIISGEAISKTSGLIPISALNETICGNIAYCGDAAGLTHPITGAGNLSAVISGTLTGEFIYESLKTGSNLLADYKEELFSIFYKPLLKAKTKRNNFYIKKYEQLSPEELDSIVRQSWPSFADYHSI